CTCTCGGCGTCGCGGGCGCGGGCCGCCACGTCCACCGCCATCGTCTCCACGACCTGCCGCCGGGCGAAGGTCAGCAACTGCTTCGTGAGATCTGCCGCCCGCAGGGCCGCCTGCTCGGCTTCCGCCAGCGCCTCGTCCATCGAGGACCCGGTCTCGAGTTCCGAACGGCAGGCCTCGAGGTTGCCGAGGATCGCGGTCAGGATGTTGTTGAAGTCGTGGGCCACGCCGCCGGCCAGCTGACCGATCGAGTCCATCCGCTGTGCCCGCTCCAGCGCTTGCTCCAGGCCGCGACGCTCCTGCGCGTCAAACGCGCGCGAGGCGAGGTCGGCGGCGCTGGCGAGGAATGCCGTCTCCTCCGCCGACCAGCGGCGGCTCGCGTCACGGGCCTCCACGATGAGGGCGCCGATCTCGCGGCCGGCCGAGGTGATGGCCACCTTGTGCGCCCCGGTTCCCGCCAGCTCCTCGCGGGGATGCCGTCCGGGCCGCGCCGTGTGCGCTGCCGCTGCCGCATCGTACTGCGTGACTGGGCGGATCTCGTCCTGCACCGTCTGCCAGGCCGTGCAACGATCGGCCTCGAGCGCCGTCGCCACGAATCGCGTGAGTGCCTGCATCGCGCGCCCCACCTCGCCCGACCCCAGGGCCTCCGCCTCCTCGGCCGCAAAGGTGCGCAGGCGGTTGTCGAGCTCGCGCACGCGCTGGCGCACGCCGGCATCCTCGGACACGAGGATGAACACCGGGGTGTCACCGCCGGCCGAGTACTGCAGCGCCACCTCCGCCGGCCGGATGGACCCGTCGTGCCGGCGCAGCCAGATGGTGAGCAGGGCGCGATCCTGCGGGCTGGCCCGCAACTGCGCGAGGATCGTGGCCAGCCGCGCATCCTCGAGGCCCGCGATGAGGTCGTCCAGGCGCAGCCGGGCGATCTCGTCCGGGGTGTAGCCGAGGGCCACGCAGAGCCCGCGGTTGGCCTGCAGCACGCCCAGCGTCTGTGCATCGAACACGCCGATCTCGCTGGACGACTCGTCCAGCACGCGTCCGAAGCGCTCGGTGAGGGACTCACGCGCCCGCGTCTCCTCCGCCGCCCGATCGCGGAGCACGCCGGTCATGTCGTTGACGTGCGAGGCCAGCAAGCCGAGTTCGTCGCTGCCGCGCACGGGGATCTCGGTGTCCAGGTCTCCTGCGATGATGCGCTGCACGCCGCGCTCGAGGGCGCGGATGGGCAGGTAGAAGCGGCGGCGAACCAGCAGGACGCCCGACGCGAGCAGGAGCAGGCCGAGCACGACCCAGGCCTGGGACCAGCGCTCCAGGGTCTCGAGGCGACCCAGTAGGCGCTCTTGGCGTCCGAGCACCTCCAGCATCGCGGTGCGCTGCGCCACCGACAAGTGCATGGTGGCCGAATCGGTCGCGGCATTGGCGGAACGCAGCGCCAGGACGGCCGGCGGCATCGTGCCGTTCTCGATGTAGCGGATGGCGTCCGAGACCAAGACGGCGGCCTGGGTCTCGCGCGCGATCGCCTGCGCCAGCTCCAGGCGCATCTGCAGCGGGATGTCGGCGCGCTCGATGCTGGCCCGCGACGCGCTGGCCTCCTCGATCAGTCGCGTGACGATCCGGCGAATCGAGTCCAGCGACGGCTCGATCGGCACGGGCGGTGGAGTGGCCACCACGTGCAGCACGGCCATTCGCCGTGCGTACAGGGAGCGCTGCACACGCTCCATCGACTGGTCGTGGTCGAGCAGGATGTCCGAGGTCGCACCACTCAGCGACTGTGCGGCGGGCCGCAGCAGCACGACCACCTGGACCGTCAGCGCGCTGACGTAGGCGATGGCGATGACGCCCATGCCGACCAGGAGGCCGCGCAGGGAGATCGAGGCGCGACGCTCGCTCATCGCGCCCCCAGCAAGATCGACTCGCCGTTCCGGACCTGCGTCATCAGCAAGGGGCGCTGGATGCCGGGCACGAAGGCGATCGGGCCGGTGATGCCCTGGAACGGCTCGCGGGTCACGCCGAGCGAACGCAGGTACGCGAGCACGGCCTCCCGCGACCGACCGCCTTCGCGAATCGCCGTCGCTGCGAGGACCGCTGCGTCACGGAACACGGCATCGCCGTGGCGCGGCGTCAGTCCCGTGGCCGCGCGGAATCGCGCCGTGAATGCTTGGGACGCGGAGTCCGCCTGCGACGGGTGCCAGAAGGCCACGAGGAAGAGACGTTCCGTGGCCGGCCCCCAGTTGCGGATGACCGCCTCGTCCACATAGACGCCGTCGCCGGCGAGCAAGTGCAGCGCCGGCAGCTCCTGGCGGAGGGCGCGGGCCGCGCAGACCGCCTCCTGCGTCCGCGAGGCCAGCACGACCACGTCCAGCGGTCCCTGGCGCTTCAGGGACTGGGCGATCGTGGCGTAGTAGGCCGGGCCATCCACGCCGGTGCAGGCGCGCCAGGTGGAGAGCGGGACTCGCGCGACCTCCTCGATGCCACGCGCGTGGAACTCCGCGGCAGTGCCGGCCGCGAGGCCGATGCCGTACTCGTCCGCCACGTAGATGATCGCCGCCCGCCGCGCCCGTAGCGCCGAATCCGCGAACGCGGCGATGAACGCGCCCTGTACCGAATCGTTCGGCGAGATCGGCAGGGTCGTGTGGCCCGCCGTCGCCAGCGCCCGACTCGTGGCGGTCGGCACCAAGTCGGCCAGTCCCGCGGCCTCGTAGAGCGGTGCCACCTGCAGCGCCTCCCGGCTTCCGCCCGGTCCGACCACCGCCAGCACCTCTGGGTTGTCCACCAGCCACGCCGCGCGGGCCACCTCGGCCGGCAACACAGCGGCGGCGAAGACCTTGAACCCGCCTTCCGGCGAGATGAGCAGTCGCACCGAGTCCGCGCCGGCACCGCCGGCGAGGTCCACCTCCTCCTGCAGTACGCTGTCGACTGGCGACGGGCCGAACGTATAGGTGAATCCCACGGCAGGCACGCCCGCGGCTTCCCCGCAACCCAATGCCACAGTGAGCAAGGGGACGCCGAGCAGGCGATTCAGGAGGGAGATCCGGTCCCGCATCACTCTAAAGTATCGGATACGGACCGGTCCGGCGTGATGCGGCGGGCTTTGGGCCCCGCGGGGACCTCGCGGCCGATCTACTCGTGCCGCAGCGCCTCGACCGGATCCAGCCGCGACGCGCGCGTGGCGGGCAGCATCCCGAAGACGATGCCCGTGGCAGCCGCGCCCAACAGCGAAGCGATGATCGCCCCCACCGGCACCGAGGCCGGCACCGTCGTGTTCGCCCGGATCACCCAGGCCAGCGCCGAGCCCAGCAACAGCCCGATCAAGGCACCCAGCGAGGTCAGCGTCGCTGCCTCCACCAGGAACTGCCAGAGAATGATCCCGCGCGTGGCCCCGAGCGCCTTTCGGACGCCGATCTCGCGCGTCCGCTCGGTGACGGAAATCATCATGATCGCGACCACGCCCACGCCGCCCACGAGCAGGCCGACCGCCGAGAGCCCGAGGCCGACCATGAAGATGGCGCCGAAGAGCTGGTCGAAGACCTCCATCATCCGGTCCTGGCCCACGAGGAAGAACGAGTTGGGCTGGCTGGGGCGCAGGCCGCGCATCCCGCGCAGCGTCGCCGTCACCGCGTCCATCGCGTCGTCGCGGCTCACGTCGGCCTTGGGCTTCACCATCACCATGAAGGAGCGGCGCCAGACGTCCATCTTCCGCCACGCCGTCATCATCGGCATCACCATGCGCGGCGTATCGGGGCCGCGCCCGTCCAGCGACTTGAGGAAGCCGGCCTTTGTGTGGTAGACACCGATCACGAGGAACCGCCGCCCACCAACGTCGATCTCCTTGCCGATCGGATCCGACTCGAGGAACAGCTCGTCCGCGAGCTTCTTGTTCAGCAGCACGACCTGCGCGGCGCCATCGTGCTCGGCGCCCGTAAACGTACGCCCCGGATCCACGTCCGCCTGGTCCGTCTCGATCCACTCCGGCGTCTGGGCGTCATAGCCCACGTTCTTCACGATGCGGTCGCGGTAGGTCACCGTGCCCTGGCCGAAGAGCCAGCCCATCGCGTTCTCCACCTCGGGCAGTTCCCGCACCGCCTTCCACTCCTCGAGCGAGACGCCGGGGAAGCGGCGCTCGGGGCAGTCATCGGTGGTGGGGTTGCAGGCGCTGAAGCCAGGGTTGCGGCGACGGATCTGGAACGTGGCCGTGCCGAACTCGTCCATGTCCGACTGGAATGACTGCCGGATGCCGTGCACGGTGGCGCCCATCGCCACGACGACGAACACACCCACTGCCACGCCGGAGATGGTCAGGGCCGCGCGTACCTTGTTGGCGCGCAGCGAGTCGAGGGCCATCAACATGCCCTCGAAGGTCATCTGCAGGCGGTCCCAGAGTCTCACGGCCTATTCCTGGCGAAGGGCGGCGATGGGGTCGAGCTTGGACGCGCGGCTGGCGGGATAGATCCCGGCGGCGATGCCGACGCCCGCGCCCACGACCAACGCAAATACCAGCGACCACGGCGCCACGCTGGCCGGCAGCGGCGTCACGGCGGCAATCAACTGCGCCATCCCGATGCCCAGCGAGGCACCGATGGCCGCGCCGATGACAGACAGCGTGGCGGCCTCGACCAGGAACTGCGAGATGATGTCCCGCCGCTTGGCACCCAGCGCCTTCCGCACGCCGATCTCCCGCGTGCGCTCGGCCACCGCCACCAGCATGATGTTCATGATCACCAGCGCGCCGACCACCAGCCCGATGGCCGGCAGGGCGGTGCCGAAGAGGATCAGCTTGCCCTTGAGCTCGTCGAAGAAGCTGAGGGCAGCGTCCGAGGTCTCGAGCGCGAAATCGTCCTCGTCACCCGGCCCCAGCCGGCGGAAGCCACGCATCGAGCTGCGCACCTGCTCCATGCCGTCATCGAGGATCTCGCGCGTCGGCGCCTGCACCGTGATGCGGCCGATGTCGCCGCGCGGGCGGATGCTGCGCGACATCGGGGAGGTGTAGGGCGCGATCGCCAAACGGTCCATCGAGAAGCCAAACACCGAGCCCTGCGGCTCGATGACGCCAATCACCTGATACATCTGCCCGGCAATGCGCAGGTCGCGGCCCACGGGGTCGAGGTTGGGCCAGTAGTACTTGGCCACCTCATCGCCGATGACCACGACCTTGGCGCCGGCGGCCACGTCCTGCGGGCCAAAGGCGCGCCCGTTGGTGATGCCGAACTTCTTGATGTCGAAGTACGATGCGTCCGTCGCCACCGCCTGTACGTCGCGCGGCCGGATGCCCGGCACGAAGGCCGAACGGAAGGTCTCGTTCACCCGCGCCACGCGGAACGACGGGCCGAGGGCCGTGCGCACGATGTCCGCGTCGCGGTCGTAGATGCGCGGCCGCCGCAGGTAGGCCCGCCACTCGTCGTCCGACTCGTTCGGCGTGAAGTTGGGCCAGCGCCGCACGTCGAAGGTGTTCACGCCGATGATCTTCGCCGCGAAGTCGTTCTCGACGTAGTCGCTCATCCCCTCGACGATCGACACCACGGCGATGAGGAACATCACGCCGATCATCACGCCCGTGAGCGTGAAGAAGCTCTTCAGCTTCTGCACGCGGATGGTCTGCAGGGCGAGACGGATGGCTTCGAAAAAGGGCATCGGGAGGTGTTACTCGTGCCGGAGGGCTTCGACCGGATCCAGGCGCGCGGCACGCGCGGCCGGGATCATTCCGAAGAGGATGCCGGTGACGCAGGA
This window of the Gemmatimonadaceae bacterium genome carries:
- a CDS encoding ABC transporter substrate-binding protein, with protein sequence MRDRISLLNRLLGVPLLTVALGCGEAAGVPAVGFTYTFGPSPVDSVLQEEVDLAGGAGADSVRLLISPEGGFKVFAAAVLPAEVARAAWLVDNPEVLAVVGPGGSREALQVAPLYEAAGLADLVPTATSRALATAGHTTLPISPNDSVQGAFIAAFADSALRARRAAIIYVADEYGIGLAAGTAAEFHARGIEEVARVPLSTWRACTGVDGPAYYATIAQSLKRQGPLDVVVLASRTQEAVCAARALRQELPALHLLAGDGVYVDEAVIRNWGPATERLFLVAFWHPSQADSASQAFTARFRAATGLTPRHGDAVFRDAAVLAATAIREGGRSREAVLAYLRSLGVTREPFQGITGPIAFVPGIQRPLLMTQVRNGESILLGAR
- a CDS encoding response regulator, whose product is MSERRASISLRGLLVGMGVIAIAYVSALTVQVVVLLRPAAQSLSGATSDILLDHDQSMERVQRSLYARRMAVLHVVATPPPVPIEPSLDSIRRIVTRLIEEASASRASIERADIPLQMRLELAQAIARETQAAVLVSDAIRYIENGTMPPAVLALRSANAATDSATMHLSVAQRTAMLEVLGRQERLLGRLETLERWSQAWVVLGLLLLASGVLLVRRRFYLPIRALERGVQRIIAGDLDTEIPVRGSDELGLLASHVNDMTGVLRDRAAEETRARESLTERFGRVLDESSSEIGVFDAQTLGVLQANRGLCVALGYTPDEIARLRLDDLIAGLEDARLATILAQLRASPQDRALLTIWLRRHDGSIRPAEVALQYSAGGDTPVFILVSEDAGVRQRVRELDNRLRTFAAEEAEALGSGEVGRAMQALTRFVATALEADRCTAWQTVQDEIRPVTQYDAAAAAHTARPGRHPREELAGTGAHKVAITSAGREIGALIVEARDASRRWSAEETAFLASAADLASRAFDAQERRGLEQALERAQRMDSIGQLAGGVAHDFNNILTAILGNLEACRSELETGSSMDEALAEAEQAALRAADLTKQLLTFARRQVVETMAVDVAARARDAESMLRRLIGPEINLSFALEPELGTVRLGAGQLEQLLVNLIVNARDAMPDGGTITIRGARRTVGSTPAADFPSLSAGKYVELAVTDTGMGMDAKTVERVFEPFFTTKRVGEGTGLGLAVCYGIVRNAGGAIAVQSAPGKGSTFRIVLPAGGRGSPAAGRRQVAEPTGATVLLAEDESAIRTLLLRMLTARGYRVHAAVNGNDALAMAERLDTPVDALLTDVVMPEMGGVELARAMRKRIPGLPVLFMSGYTANAAIQSGELEDSGFIAKPFTPDDLIRKLEELLDAVREREDATAL
- a CDS encoding ABC transporter permease, which codes for MPFFEAIRLALQTIRVQKLKSFFTLTGVMIGVMFLIAVVSIVEGMSDYVENDFAAKIIGVNTFDVRRWPNFTPNESDDEWRAYLRRPRIYDRDADIVRTALGPSFRVARVNETFRSAFVPGIRPRDVQAVATDASYFDIKKFGITNGRAFGPQDVAAGAKVVVIGDEVAKYYWPNLDPVGRDLRIAGQMYQVIGVIEPQGSVFGFSMDRLAIAPYTSPMSRSIRPRGDIGRITVQAPTREILDDGMEQVRSSMRGFRRLGPGDEDDFALETSDAALSFFDELKGKLILFGTALPAIGLVVGALVIMNIMLVAVAERTREIGVRKALGAKRRDIISQFLVEAATLSVIGAAIGASLGIGMAQLIAAVTPLPASVAPWSLVFALVVGAGVGIAAGIYPASRASKLDPIAALRQE
- a CDS encoding ABC transporter permease, translated to MTFEGMLMALDSLRANKVRAALTISGVAVGVFVVVAMGATVHGIRQSFQSDMDEFGTATFQIRRRNPGFSACNPTTDDCPERRFPGVSLEEWKAVRELPEVENAMGWLFGQGTVTYRDRIVKNVGYDAQTPEWIETDQADVDPGRTFTGAEHDGAAQVVLLNKKLADELFLESDPIGKEIDVGGRRFLVIGVYHTKAGFLKSLDGRGPDTPRMVMPMMTAWRKMDVWRRSFMVMVKPKADVSRDDAMDAVTATLRGMRGLRPSQPNSFFLVGQDRMMEVFDQLFGAIFMVGLGLSAVGLLVGGVGVVAIMMISVTERTREIGVRKALGATRGIILWQFLVEAATLTSLGALIGLLLGSALAWVIRANTTVPASVPVGAIIASLLGAAATGIVFGMLPATRASRLDPVEALRHE